The following are from one region of the Variovorax sp. V213 genome:
- the otnI gene encoding 2-oxo-tetronate isomerase, whose translation MPQFAANLSMLYPELDFLDRFEAAAKDGFKAVEYLFPYPYERRQIAARLKDNGLQQVLFNAPPGDWDRGERGLACLPGRDTQFREGIATAIDYAVALDCPRIHVMAGLVPEGLEREAVQPVYVDNLRWAAAEAAKAGRDVLIEPINTRDIPRFFLNRQDHAHEIVDMVGAPNLKVQMDLYHCQIVEGDVAMKIRKYLPTGRVGHIQIAGVPERHEPDIGEQNYPYLFDVIDEVSAQCGWQGWVGCEYRPSRGSEPGGTSAGLGWLRALQQRA comes from the coding sequence ATGCCCCAATTCGCCGCCAACCTCTCGATGCTCTATCCGGAGCTCGACTTTCTTGACCGCTTCGAAGCCGCCGCGAAAGACGGCTTCAAGGCAGTCGAGTATCTTTTTCCCTACCCTTACGAGCGTCGCCAGATCGCGGCCCGCCTGAAGGACAACGGCCTGCAGCAGGTGCTCTTCAACGCCCCCCCGGGCGACTGGGACCGCGGCGAGCGCGGCCTGGCGTGCCTGCCGGGCCGCGATACCCAATTCCGCGAAGGCATTGCCACGGCCATCGACTACGCCGTGGCACTCGACTGTCCGCGCATCCACGTCATGGCGGGCCTGGTGCCCGAAGGCCTGGAGCGCGAAGCCGTGCAGCCGGTGTACGTGGACAACCTGCGCTGGGCTGCCGCCGAGGCGGCCAAGGCCGGCCGCGATGTGCTGATCGAACCCATCAACACGCGCGACATTCCGCGCTTCTTCCTCAACCGGCAAGACCATGCGCACGAAATCGTCGACATGGTGGGCGCGCCCAACCTCAAGGTGCAGATGGACCTGTACCACTGCCAGATCGTGGAGGGCGACGTGGCGATGAAGATCCGCAAGTACCTGCCCACCGGCCGCGTGGGCCACATCCAGATTGCCGGCGTGCCCGAGCGCCACGAGCCCGACATCGGCGAGCAGAACTATCCCTACCTGTTCGACGTGATCGATGAGGTTTCGGCGCAGTGCGGCTGGCAGGGCTGGGTCGGTTGCGAATACCGGCCGAGCCGCGGCTCGGAACCCGGCGGCACCTCGGCCGGACTGGGCTGGCTGCGGGCATTGCAACAGCGCGCATGA
- a CDS encoding MFS transporter — MQADVALEKRAYAKVFWRLVPFLMLCYVVAYLDRVNVGFAKLQMGQDLGFSETVFGLGAGIFFLGYFLFEVPSNLLLNRVGARIWIARIMITWGVLSACFVFVETSTSFYILRFLLGVAEAGFYPGVILYLTHWYPAHRRARIIAVFMSAIPVAGIFGNPLSGWIMDSFHGISSMQGWQWMFIIEAIPAVLVGVMVLLYLDNGIQHARWLDPDEKRLLQREVERDQAHGAKGPHSVAAVFRDARVWWMALIYFAFVMGQYALTFWLPTLVKATGVKGNLHIGLLSAIPFICAIVAMNLFGRSADRRQERRWHLIVPALMGAIGFTVAASYTQNTIVSLAFLSLAAAGVLTCAPLFWSLPTAFLSGTAAAAGIAAINSVGNLAGFASPYLIGYLKDLTGSTQIGMYVLAGALVLGAIGVWLTPKQLVNR, encoded by the coding sequence ATGCAGGCCGATGTCGCGCTCGAGAAGCGCGCCTACGCCAAAGTGTTCTGGCGCCTCGTTCCCTTTCTGATGCTCTGCTACGTGGTCGCGTACCTCGATCGCGTGAACGTGGGCTTTGCCAAGCTCCAGATGGGGCAGGACCTGGGCTTCAGCGAAACCGTGTTCGGCCTGGGCGCGGGCATCTTCTTTCTCGGCTACTTCTTGTTCGAGGTGCCGAGCAACCTGCTGCTCAACCGGGTCGGCGCGCGTATCTGGATCGCGCGGATCATGATCACCTGGGGCGTGCTGTCGGCCTGCTTCGTTTTCGTGGAAACGTCGACCAGCTTCTACATCCTGCGTTTTCTGCTTGGCGTGGCGGAGGCAGGCTTCTACCCGGGCGTGATCCTGTACCTGACCCACTGGTATCCGGCCCACCGGCGCGCGCGGATCATCGCGGTCTTCATGTCGGCCATTCCGGTCGCGGGCATCTTCGGCAATCCGCTCTCGGGCTGGATCATGGACAGCTTCCATGGCATCTCGTCGATGCAGGGCTGGCAATGGATGTTCATCATCGAAGCCATCCCGGCCGTGCTCGTGGGCGTGATGGTGCTGCTCTACCTGGACAACGGCATCCAGCATGCGCGCTGGCTCGACCCCGACGAAAAGCGCCTGCTGCAGCGCGAGGTCGAGCGCGACCAGGCGCATGGCGCAAAAGGGCCGCATTCGGTGGCCGCGGTGTTCCGCGACGCGCGCGTGTGGTGGATGGCGCTGATCTACTTCGCCTTCGTGATGGGCCAATATGCGCTGACCTTCTGGCTGCCCACGCTGGTCAAGGCCACGGGTGTGAAGGGCAACCTGCACATCGGCCTCTTGAGCGCCATACCGTTCATCTGCGCCATCGTCGCGATGAACCTCTTCGGCCGCAGCGCCGATCGCCGGCAGGAGCGCCGCTGGCACCTGATCGTGCCGGCGCTCATGGGCGCCATCGGGTTCACGGTCGCGGCCTCGTACACGCAGAACACGATCGTGTCGCTCGCGTTTCTCTCGCTCGCCGCCGCTGGCGTGCTCACCTGCGCGCCCCTCTTCTGGTCCCTGCCCACCGCCTTTCTTTCGGGCACGGCGGCGGCGGCCGGTATTGCGGCCATCAATTCGGTGGGTAACCTTGCGGGGTTCGCGAGCCCGTACCTCATCGGCTACCTGAAGGACCTCACGGGCAGCACGCAGATCGGCATGTACGTGCTGGCCGGCGCCCTGGTGCTCGGAGCCATCGGCGTGTGGCTCACGCCCAAGCAACTCGTCAACCGCTGA
- a CDS encoding amidohydrolase family protein, giving the protein MKLEAVRIPPRLQGFAADHAQVFDVTLAGDRVQAIAPSASQAHARGTLLSALVEAHAHIDKNYTVQEVGAAQGNLFAAIERMEKHRAGWTGETLRPRMERALHEAWQSGTRALRTHIDWVQGDPPAALAVFEALRHEWRGRIELQFVSLTPLDLFADLAAGERIAREVKRAGGTLGAFVYRNEGLVHKLGRVFDLAQDHGLGLDFHVDEGLDADASGLRSIAQLMRAREFRHGVVCGHCCSLAMQGDAVAGETLALCAGAGIHIVALPTTNLYLQGAWDRTPVPRGITRIHEAAARGLRVSLATDNVQDAFYPYGSYDLLETFGLGVQMAHLAPAGEWFDTITVSPAKALGLAWDGRIAPGCPADLILLAATGEHELVGPRGRQRTVIRGGQVILEQTR; this is encoded by the coding sequence ATGAAGCTCGAGGCCGTGCGCATTCCACCGCGGCTGCAAGGTTTTGCCGCGGACCATGCGCAGGTTTTCGATGTCACGCTGGCCGGCGATCGCGTTCAGGCCATCGCGCCGAGCGCATCGCAGGCGCATGCACGCGGCACCCTGCTGAGCGCGCTGGTCGAGGCGCATGCGCACATCGACAAGAACTACACCGTGCAGGAAGTCGGCGCGGCCCAGGGCAACCTGTTCGCGGCCATCGAACGCATGGAGAAGCACCGCGCGGGCTGGACCGGCGAAACGCTGCGCCCGCGCATGGAGCGCGCGCTGCACGAGGCCTGGCAGTCGGGCACGCGCGCGCTGCGCACGCACATCGACTGGGTGCAGGGCGACCCACCGGCCGCGCTGGCCGTGTTCGAGGCCTTGCGGCATGAGTGGCGCGGCCGCATCGAGTTGCAGTTCGTCTCGCTCACGCCGCTGGATCTGTTCGCGGACCTCGCCGCCGGCGAGCGCATCGCGCGCGAGGTCAAGCGGGCGGGCGGCACGCTGGGCGCCTTCGTCTATCGCAACGAGGGCCTCGTGCACAAGCTCGGCCGCGTGTTCGACCTGGCGCAGGACCACGGCCTCGGGCTCGACTTCCATGTCGACGAGGGGCTCGATGCCGATGCGAGCGGCCTGCGCAGCATCGCGCAGCTGATGCGTGCGCGCGAGTTCCGGCACGGCGTGGTCTGTGGCCACTGCTGCTCGCTGGCCATGCAGGGCGACGCCGTTGCCGGCGAAACGCTGGCGCTGTGCGCCGGTGCCGGCATCCACATCGTCGCGCTGCCGACCACCAACCTCTACCTGCAAGGCGCCTGGGACCGCACGCCCGTGCCGCGCGGCATCACGCGCATTCACGAGGCGGCGGCACGGGGCTTGCGTGTGAGCCTGGCAACGGACAACGTGCAGGACGCTTTCTATCCCTATGGCAGCTACGACCTTCTGGAAACCTTCGGACTCGGCGTGCAGATGGCGCACCTCGCGCCCGCGGGCGAATGGTTCGACACCATCACCGTCAGCCCCGCGAAGGCGCTGGGGCTCGCGTGGGACGGGCGCATTGCGCCGGGCTGCCCTGCGGACCTGATTCTGCTTGCGGCCACCGGCGAGCATGAACTCGTCGGCCCGCGCGGACGCCAGCGCACCGTGATCCGTGGCGGTCAAGTAATCCTGGAGCAGACACGATGA
- a CDS encoding FadR/GntR family transcriptional regulator — MTARFQSIAPGARLADQVADALAAEVRSGRLSEGDRLPTEAALAEQFGVSRTVVREAVSRLKSLGLLDSRQGSGVYVRPAGVEPLRFEMPHVASREAVIQMVELRRALEAEVAALAAERRTPEDVQRIREAIEALHAAVAAGGNGADEDVRFHRAIAEAARNPFLIGTLQYLRQFLHGATRVTRANEARRADFAREVAREHAQIVEAIEAGDPLRAREAAKSHMDNAIRRIEQADPAFWQQEGAQLARPLVEGWPVGK, encoded by the coding sequence ATGACCGCCCGCTTTCAATCCATCGCTCCCGGTGCCCGCCTTGCCGACCAGGTGGCCGACGCGCTGGCCGCCGAGGTGCGCAGCGGACGCCTGTCGGAAGGCGACCGCCTGCCGACCGAGGCTGCGCTGGCCGAGCAATTCGGCGTGAGCCGCACCGTGGTGCGCGAGGCGGTCTCGCGGCTCAAATCGCTGGGGCTGCTCGATTCGCGCCAGGGCAGCGGCGTGTACGTGCGCCCCGCCGGTGTCGAGCCGCTGCGCTTCGAGATGCCGCATGTGGCCTCGCGCGAAGCGGTGATCCAGATGGTCGAGCTGCGCCGCGCGCTCGAAGCCGAGGTGGCTGCGTTGGCTGCCGAGCGGCGCACCCCCGAAGACGTGCAGCGCATCCGCGAGGCCATCGAGGCGTTGCATGCCGCGGTGGCGGCCGGCGGCAACGGGGCGGACGAAGACGTGCGCTTTCACCGCGCCATTGCCGAGGCGGCGCGCAATCCGTTCCTGATCGGCACGCTCCAGTACCTGCGGCAGTTCCTGCATGGCGCCACGCGCGTCACGCGCGCCAACGAGGCGCGCCGGGCCGATTTTGCGCGCGAGGTGGCACGGGAGCACGCGCAGATCGTCGAAGCCATCGAGGCCGGCGATCCGCTGCGCGCCCGCGAGGCCGCCAAGTCCCACATGGACAACGCCATCCGCCGCATCGAGCAGGCCGACCCTGCCTTCTGGCAGCAGGAAGGCGCGCAGCTCGCGCGGCCGCTGGTCGAGGGCTGGCCCGTCGGCAAGTAA
- the otnK gene encoding 3-oxo-tetronate kinase: MAKLLLGCIADDFTGATDLANNLVRAGMRVVQAIGVPEGPLDADVDAVVVALKSRTIAPAEAIAQSLEALRWLQAQGAQQIYFKYCSTFDSTPQGNIGPVTEALMEALQCDFTIATPAFPDNKRTVFKGYLFAGDVLLSESGMQNHPLTPMTDPNLVRVLQAQCQRKVGLIDHAAVARGAAAISERIDQLKSEGVSIAIVDAVSNDDLLRLGPAIAKMPLVTAGSGVAIGLPANFGLAPSSQASALPAADGLRAVVSGSCSLATNRQVLDFIQRGGAALAVDPLRIAAGVDGAAEALAWAAPLVEKQPVLVYSTAEAGAVKSVQGRLGVEEAGAMVERTIAAIARGLVERGVRQLVVAGGETSGACVQALGIVQMQIGPQIDPGVPWCHARTDIAQGTPVHIALKSGNFGGDDFFTKAFTVLA, encoded by the coding sequence ATGGCCAAGTTACTGCTCGGCTGCATCGCCGACGATTTCACCGGCGCCACGGACCTTGCCAACAACCTCGTGCGCGCCGGCATGCGCGTGGTGCAGGCCATCGGGGTACCCGAGGGTCCGCTCGACGCCGACGTGGATGCCGTCGTCGTCGCGCTCAAGTCGCGCACCATCGCGCCGGCCGAGGCCATCGCGCAGTCGCTCGAAGCGCTGCGCTGGCTGCAGGCGCAGGGTGCGCAGCAGATCTACTTCAAGTACTGCTCCACCTTCGACAGCACGCCGCAGGGCAACATCGGCCCGGTGACCGAGGCGCTGATGGAAGCGCTCCAATGCGACTTCACCATTGCCACGCCCGCCTTCCCCGACAACAAGCGCACCGTGTTCAAGGGCTACCTGTTCGCGGGCGACGTGCTGTTGAGCGAGAGCGGCATGCAGAACCATCCGCTCACGCCGATGACGGACCCGAACCTCGTGCGCGTGCTGCAGGCGCAGTGCCAGCGCAAGGTGGGGCTCATCGACCATGCGGCGGTGGCACGCGGCGCGGCGGCCATTTCGGAGCGCATCGACCAGCTGAAAAGCGAGGGCGTGTCGATCGCCATCGTCGATGCGGTGTCGAACGACGACCTGCTGCGACTCGGCCCGGCGATTGCGAAGATGCCGCTGGTCACGGCGGGCTCGGGCGTGGCCATCGGACTGCCGGCCAATTTCGGCCTGGCGCCGTCGTCGCAGGCCAGCGCGTTGCCGGCCGCGGATGGGCTGCGCGCCGTGGTCTCGGGCAGTTGCTCGCTCGCCACCAACCGGCAGGTGCTCGATTTCATCCAGCGCGGCGGCGCGGCGCTGGCCGTCGATCCGCTGCGCATTGCCGCGGGCGTGGATGGCGCGGCCGAGGCGCTGGCCTGGGCCGCGCCGCTCGTCGAGAAGCAACCGGTGCTGGTCTATTCCACGGCCGAAGCCGGGGCCGTCAAGTCGGTGCAGGGCAGGCTCGGCGTCGAAGAAGCCGGCGCGATGGTCGAGCGCACCATCGCCGCCATTGCGCGCGGCCTGGTCGAACGCGGCGTGCGCCAGCTGGTGGTGGCGGGCGGCGAAACCTCGGGTGCCTGCGTGCAGGCGCTGGGCATCGTGCAGATGCAGATCGGTCCGCAGATCGACCCCGGCGTGCCGTGGTGCCATGCGCGTACCGATATTGCGCAAGGCACGCCCGTGCACATCGCGCTCAAGTCCGGCAACTTCGGTGGTGACGATTTCTTTACCAAGGCCTTTACAGTGCTGGCATGA
- the denD gene encoding D-erythronate dehydrogenase, which yields MNILITGGCGFVGARLARTLLAGGPLALAGGTAQAISRITLADRVPPPADLQADARVQFVQGDLYEQAINGALPLADTHAVFHLAAAVSGECEADFDLGMRSNLDTTRALLDACRRAGHAPVFVFSSSVAVFGDSPEQRLPAVIEDTTLPTPQNSYGIQKFIGEQLVADFTRKGFVQGRNVRLMTVSVRPGRPNGAASSFLSGMLREPLAGERARCPVAPETAVALASPGNTVAGILRAATASAAEWGARTAINLPALTTTVREMAEALERIAGRDAAGLIDWEPDANIAKIVTSWPSRIHAARAEALGLKPDASFDAILRDYVRENPQAVKLPVAKD from the coding sequence ATGAACATTCTCATCACCGGCGGCTGCGGTTTCGTCGGCGCGCGGCTCGCGCGCACGCTGCTGGCGGGCGGCCCGCTGGCACTGGCCGGCGGCACGGCCCAAGCCATTTCGCGCATCACGCTGGCCGACCGCGTGCCGCCGCCCGCCGACCTGCAAGCCGATGCCCGCGTGCAGTTCGTGCAGGGTGACCTGTACGAGCAGGCCATCAATGGCGCACTGCCGCTGGCCGACACCCACGCGGTGTTCCACCTCGCCGCGGCCGTGAGCGGCGAATGCGAAGCCGACTTCGACCTCGGCATGCGCAGCAATCTCGACACCACGCGCGCGCTGCTCGACGCCTGCCGCCGCGCCGGCCATGCGCCGGTGTTCGTGTTTTCCAGCTCGGTCGCAGTCTTCGGCGATTCGCCGGAGCAGCGGCTGCCGGCGGTGATCGAGGACACCACGCTGCCGACGCCGCAGAACAGCTACGGCATCCAGAAGTTCATCGGCGAGCAGCTTGTGGCCGACTTCACGCGCAAGGGTTTCGTGCAGGGCCGCAACGTGCGGCTCATGACGGTCTCGGTGCGGCCGGGCCGGCCCAACGGCGCGGCCTCCAGCTTTTTGAGCGGCATGCTGCGCGAGCCGCTGGCCGGCGAACGTGCGCGCTGCCCCGTCGCGCCCGAGACGGCGGTCGCGCTGGCATCGCCCGGCAACACCGTCGCCGGCATCCTCCGCGCGGCAACGGCCAGCGCCGCCGAATGGGGTGCGCGCACCGCCATCAACCTGCCCGCCTTGACGACCACCGTGCGCGAGATGGCAGAGGCGCTCGAACGCATCGCAGGCCGGGACGCCGCCGGGCTGATCGACTGGGAGCCCGATGCCAACATCGCGAAGATCGTGACCAGCTGGCCCAGCCGCATTCATGCGGCGCGCGCCGAGGCACTGGGCCTGAAGCCCGACGCGAGCTTCGACGCCATCCTGCGCGACTACGTGCGCGAGAACCCGCAGGCCGTGAAACTGCCTGTCGCGAAGGACTGA
- the mdeB gene encoding alpha-ketoglutarate dehydrogenase, translated as MNAPISNDQMRALLLDTPLSHDPDPAETAEWRDAFLALAQTHGPQRARQMLVELARLARQQRIGWQPELATPYVNTIAVEDQPPFPGDLAIEERLASLMRWNALAMVARANQAYGELGGHIASYASAADLFETGFNHFFHARKDSGEGAHRGDLVFFQPHSAPGVYARAYLEGRLGEEDLKHYRQELTAPAFTEGSGARGLSSYPHPYLMPDFWQFPTGSMGIGPISSIYHARFMRYLTHRNLLDCEGRKVWGVFGDGEMDEPESMSALTLAAREKLDNLVWVVNCNLQRLDGPVRGNGRIIDELEKLFAGAGWNVVKLVWGSDWDGLFAQDTSGALARVFANTVDGQMQTFAAKDGRFNRDNFFGQNPELARLAEGMTDEQIDRLKRGGHDLVKIHAAYAAAAAHKGQPTVILAHTKKGYGMGSAAQGKMTTHSHKKMGDVDLIEFRDRFSLPLTDAQAIAMDFYRPPEDSAEMQYLRSHREALGGAMPRRETACEVVPKPDIASYAQFATAAAGKEMSTTMAFVRMLGNLLKDKALGPRIVPIVADEARTFGMANLFKQVGIYSSVGQRYAPEDIGSVLSYREATDGQILEEGISEAGAIASWTAAATSYSVHGLAMLPFYIYYSMFGFQRVGDAIWAAADQRARGFLLGATSGRTTLGGEGLQHQDGSSHLVAATIPNCKAYDPAFAGEMAVIVDAGIREMMVEQKDVFYYVTLMNENYAQPDVPQGAEADILRGCYRFGAYGPASGKAKKKVTLMGSGAILTEVVKAAQRLADEGIEAEVFSVTSWSELARDGLACEQRALAGEKEAGVPFIARQLGAGTGPIVAATDYVRAVPESVRAFLPEGRRYRTLGTDGFGRSDTRAALRKFFGVDAASIANAARHALS; from the coding sequence CGTGGAGCTTGCCCGTCTCGCGCGGCAGCAACGCATCGGCTGGCAGCCCGAACTCGCCACGCCCTACGTCAACACCATTGCAGTGGAAGACCAGCCGCCGTTTCCCGGCGACCTGGCCATCGAGGAACGCCTGGCTTCGCTGATGCGGTGGAATGCACTCGCCATGGTCGCGCGCGCCAACCAGGCGTATGGCGAACTCGGCGGCCACATCGCCAGCTATGCGAGCGCGGCCGATCTGTTCGAGACGGGCTTCAACCATTTCTTCCATGCGCGCAAGGACTCGGGCGAAGGTGCGCACCGCGGCGATCTCGTGTTCTTCCAGCCGCACAGCGCACCCGGCGTCTATGCGCGCGCGTACCTCGAAGGCCGCCTCGGCGAAGAAGACCTCAAGCACTACCGGCAGGAACTGACCGCGCCCGCCTTCACCGAAGGCAGCGGCGCGCGCGGCCTCAGCAGCTACCCGCATCCGTACCTGATGCCGGACTTCTGGCAGTTTCCCACCGGCTCGATGGGCATCGGCCCCATCAGCTCGATCTATCACGCGCGCTTCATGCGCTATCTCACGCACCGCAACCTGCTCGACTGCGAGGGTCGCAAAGTGTGGGGCGTGTTCGGCGACGGCGAGATGGACGAGCCCGAATCGATGAGCGCCCTGACGCTGGCCGCGCGCGAGAAGCTCGACAACCTCGTGTGGGTCGTCAACTGCAATCTGCAGCGCCTGGACGGCCCGGTGCGCGGCAACGGCCGCATCATCGACGAGCTCGAGAAGCTCTTTGCGGGCGCGGGCTGGAACGTCGTCAAGCTGGTCTGGGGCAGCGACTGGGACGGCCTCTTCGCGCAAGACACGAGCGGCGCCCTGGCCCGCGTATTCGCCAACACCGTCGACGGCCAGATGCAGACCTTCGCCGCGAAAGACGGCCGCTTCAACCGCGACAACTTCTTCGGCCAGAACCCCGAACTCGCGCGCCTGGCCGAAGGCATGACCGACGAGCAGATCGACCGCCTGAAGCGCGGCGGCCACGACCTCGTGAAGATCCATGCGGCTTATGCCGCCGCGGCCGCGCACAAGGGCCAGCCCACCGTGATCCTCGCCCACACCAAGAAGGGCTACGGCATGGGCAGCGCGGCGCAGGGCAAGATGACCACGCACTCGCACAAGAAGATGGGCGATGTCGACCTCATCGAGTTTCGCGACCGCTTCAGCCTGCCGCTGACCGACGCGCAGGCCATTGCGATGGATTTTTACCGCCCACCCGAAGACAGCGCCGAGATGCAGTACCTGCGCTCGCATCGCGAAGCGCTCGGCGGCGCCATGCCGCGCCGCGAGACCGCGTGCGAGGTGGTGCCCAAACCCGACATCGCAAGCTACGCGCAGTTCGCGACAGCGGCGGCCGGCAAGGAAATGAGCACCACCATGGCCTTCGTGCGCATGCTGGGCAACCTGCTGAAGGACAAGGCCCTGGGCCCGCGCATCGTGCCCATTGTGGCCGACGAGGCGCGCACATTCGGCATGGCCAACCTGTTCAAGCAGGTCGGCATCTATTCGAGCGTGGGCCAGCGCTATGCGCCCGAAGACATCGGCTCCGTGTTGAGCTACCGCGAAGCCACCGACGGCCAGATCCTCGAAGAAGGCATCAGCGAAGCCGGCGCCATCGCCAGCTGGACGGCCGCGGCCACCAGCTACAGCGTGCACGGCCTGGCGATGCTGCCGTTCTACATCTACTACTCGATGTTCGGCTTCCAGCGCGTGGGCGACGCCATCTGGGCCGCGGCCGACCAGCGTGCGCGCGGCTTCCTGCTGGGCGCCACCTCGGGCCGCACCACGCTCGGCGGCGAAGGCCTGCAGCACCAGGACGGCAGCAGCCACCTGGTGGCGGCCACCATTCCCAACTGCAAGGCCTACGACCCCGCCTTTGCGGGCGAGATGGCGGTGATCGTCGATGCCGGCATCCGCGAAATGATGGTCGAGCAGAAGGACGTCTTCTATTACGTCACGCTCATGAACGAGAACTACGCGCAGCCCGACGTGCCGCAAGGCGCGGAGGCGGACATCCTGCGCGGGTGCTACCGCTTCGGTGCGTACGGTCCAGCCTCGGGCAAGGCGAAGAAGAAGGTCACGCTCATGGGATCGGGCGCGATCCTCACCGAGGTCGTCAAGGCCGCGCAGCGGCTGGCCGACGAAGGCATCGAGGCCGAGGTGTTCAGCGTCACCAGCTGGAGCGAACTCGCGCGCGACGGCCTGGCTTGCGAGCAGCGTGCGCTGGCGGGCGAGAAGGAAGCCGGCGTGCCGTTCATCGCGAGGCAGCTCGGCGCCGGTACCGGACCGATCGTCGCTGCCACCGACTACGTGCGCGCCGTGCCCGAGAGCGTGCGCGCCTTCCTGCCCGAAGGCCGCCGCTACCGCACGCTGGGCACCGACGGCTTCGGCCGCAGCGATACGCGCGCGGCGCTGCGCAAGTTCTTTGGGGTGGATGCGGCGAGCATTGCGAACGCGGCGCGCCACGCACTGAGCTGA
- a CDS encoding aldolase has protein sequence MTENQAREEICRVGRSLFERGYVHATAGNISVRLDDGFLITPTDACLGFLDPARLAKLDTQGNQTGGDRASKTIALHTRIYAAARRFDAGTACVIHTHSTHCVALTLNAPGDELLPALTPYFVMKVGHVPLVPYHRPGAPEAAELVAKAIERHGVAGTPIRAVMLERLGPNVWHETPAAAMAVLEELEETAKLHLLTGTARPKPLSNEQIDELRRTFGARW, from the coding sequence ATGACCGAGAACCAAGCACGCGAAGAAATCTGCCGCGTCGGCCGCAGCCTGTTCGAGCGCGGCTATGTGCATGCGACGGCAGGAAACATCAGCGTTCGGCTCGATGATGGTTTTCTCATCACGCCGACCGATGCCTGCCTCGGCTTTCTCGATCCCGCGCGGTTGGCCAAGCTCGACACGCAGGGCAACCAGACCGGCGGCGACCGCGCGAGCAAGACCATTGCCCTGCACACCCGCATCTACGCGGCCGCGCGCCGCTTCGATGCAGGCACGGCCTGCGTGATCCACACGCACAGCACGCACTGCGTCGCGCTCACGCTGAATGCACCAGGCGACGAGTTGCTGCCCGCACTCACGCCGTATTTCGTGATGAAGGTGGGCCACGTGCCGCTCGTTCCGTACCACCGCCCGGGCGCACCCGAAGCGGCCGAGCTGGTGGCAAAGGCGATCGAGCGCCATGGCGTGGCCGGCACGCCGATCCGCGCCGTGATGCTCGAACGCCTCGGCCCCAACGTCTGGCACGAGACTCCGGCCGCCGCCATGGCCGTGCTCGAGGAACTCGAAGAGACCGCCAAACTCCATCTGCTCACGGGCACGGCCAGGCCGAAGCCGTTGAGCAACGAACAGATCGATGAACTGCGCCGCACTTTCGGTGCGCGCTGGTAG
- the ltnD gene encoding L-threonate dehydrogenase codes for MTTPLNTPIVGLVGLGAMGSGMAQSLRRAGHVPRVFDVRPEVAQAFARDGGVACDTLAALGAQCDIVVSVVVNAAQTESVLFGDGTTPGCAASMKPGSLFVMCSTVDPNWSVALEARLAAQGTLYLDAPISGGAAKAASGQMTMMTAGTPAAYEKAGAVLDAMAAKVYRLGDRAGAGSKVKIINQLLAGVHIAAAAEAMALGLREGVDPAALYEVITHSAGNSWMFENRMAHVLAGDYTPLSAVDIFVKDLGLVLDVARASKFPLPLSSTAHQMFMQASTAGFAREDDSAVIKIFPGIELPAADKKA; via the coding sequence ATGACCACCCCCCTCAACACCCCCATCGTCGGCCTCGTCGGCCTCGGCGCCATGGGCAGCGGCATGGCGCAGTCGCTGCGGCGCGCGGGCCATGTGCCGCGTGTCTTCGATGTGCGCCCTGAAGTGGCCCAGGCCTTCGCGCGCGATGGCGGCGTGGCCTGCGACACGCTGGCCGCGCTCGGCGCGCAGTGCGACATCGTGGTCTCCGTGGTCGTCAACGCGGCGCAGACCGAGTCGGTGCTGTTTGGCGACGGCACCACGCCGGGCTGCGCGGCATCGATGAAGCCCGGCAGCCTGTTCGTGATGTGCTCCACCGTGGATCCGAACTGGTCGGTCGCGCTCGAAGCGCGGCTGGCCGCCCAGGGCACCCTGTACCTGGACGCACCGATCTCCGGCGGCGCCGCCAAGGCCGCGAGCGGCCAGATGACGATGATGACCGCCGGCACGCCCGCCGCCTACGAAAAGGCCGGCGCGGTGCTCGACGCCATGGCGGCCAAGGTTTATCGTCTCGGAGACCGCGCCGGCGCGGGCAGCAAGGTCAAAATCATCAACCAGCTGCTGGCAGGGGTGCACATTGCCGCCGCGGCCGAGGCCATGGCGCTCGGCCTGCGCGAAGGCGTGGACCCGGCCGCGCTGTACGAAGTGATCACGCACAGCGCGGGCAACAGCTGGATGTTCGAGAACCGCATGGCGCACGTGCTGGCGGGCGACTACACACCGCTCTCGGCTGTCGACATCTTCGTGAAGGACCTGGGCCTGGTGCTCGACGTGGCGCGCGCCAGCAAGTTTCCGCTGCCGCTCTCGTCCACCGCGCACCAGATGTTCATGCAGGCTTCCACCGCCGGCTTTGCGCGCGAGGATGACAGCGCGGTCATCAAGATTTTCCCCGGCATCGAGCTGCCGGCTGCCGACAAGAAAGCCTGA